The Nitrososphaerota archaeon genome segment GGGACGGTCGGCGGGTCGGTGAGCTGGATAGCCAACTGGGCGGAAGTGCCGCCCTGGGCTCCCGAAGCACCGGTGGTGGTTGGTGTGCCAAAGTTGACGCCCAGGTAGAGCGTCGATGAGACTATGATGACTGCTGCGACCGCAACGGCGGCCGCTGTGTACTTTATTGTTTGTTTTCTTACGGACATCGGGCTGCCCTACCTGGGGCGCCCGGATATTGCTAGGCCATTGAAGCCTAGCCAAGGGGACCCAGACGGCCTTTCAAGGGGCTTGAACGCCCGCTCCACGGTCCAAGGGGCTCACTTCCATGAAGCGAGCCGCCGCCACACCCTGGCCGTCTCATACCATGCCACAGCCACCAATGCGAGGGATGAGGCGATCAGCAGGGGGACGTAGGACGCCGAGCCGTAAGCCATGATCGAGAAGTAGCCTACCAGCAGGGTGAACAGGACAGAGACGAATAGGAGCTGGGGGACGACCACGGCACCCACCTTCACATACCCTTCAAGGATTTCCCCCGTAGCGTCCTTCGACGCCAGATACCTCCCATAGCTGTCCTGGGTGGCATATCCTCCGTCCATCAGGCGCCTGAGATGGTAGGATGCGAGGGACGCGGTGGAAAACCCCAGGCTGGACTGCACGTCTTTGAGCTCGCACGGGCCGTGCTGGAGGACGTACAGGTACACCCGCAGGGTGTTCCCCCTCACCTCCAGACCTGAACCGGACACCTGTTTGCTCAAACCTACGACGATTCCCCGACGCAGCTGCGATTTAACGTTGAAGCTTTGGGCGCGTCAAAGCGCTGGCTTTCGGCCATCCGCGGCTCCTCTTCGTCGTCTGAGAAGCCGACGGCCCGAGGCGGTTACGCGCCTCCCGGCGGGAGGGCGTCCTGGGGCCCGCTGGATCCCCGCAGTGCCGATGGGGGCGCGACAAACCGTCGCGCGGTGAGCACGAAGGCCACGCAGGCGACCGCGCCCCCGATCGAGAAGACCCCCTGGAGCCCAGCGACTGGTATCAGGGCCACCGCCACGACAGGCGAAAGTACCTCGGCCACCCCGGACGAAGCCTGGAAGGCATAGCTGACGTTGGTGACGTCCTCTGCATCGACGGACCTGAACGCGAGGAAGTTGGCGACTGGGAAGACCATCGCATGAGGCACGCTGAAGAGGAGCATCCCGGCGACGAAGACCGGCCAGGAGGGGGCGAGCCCGACGCAGAGCGCCGAGACCACTAGGAAACCGACTGAGGCCAGGAGCACCTTCCAGGGGTCCATGTTCCTCCCCATGGAGGAGTAGCGGGCGGCCGCCGACACCAGGAACACCAGGGTGAAGAGGAGGAACGCTTCCCCAGGCGAGAAGCCGAACCTTGCTTCGGCGTATACTCCGCCGTAGGACAGGAAGACTGGGAGGAGGAGCGAGTACAGCAGGTTCACTGCGAGGGCGCGTCTGACGCTTGGCTTCGCCAGGGCTCTGGCCCAGCCGACCACCGAGGGGACCGGCGGTCTCGGGCGACCCGCTAGGCCGCCCCTCCCTGCCAAGGCCCCGACGGCTCCCAGGGCTGAGACGACGGCCAGTGCTTCAAAGACCCCCGAGAAGCCATAGACGCCATGCACTCCGTAGGCCACCAGCGGGCCGAGGACCAGCCCCGCCCCCAGAGCCGTGGAGTACACCCCGAGGCCGGTGAATGGCCGCTCAGGGGCCGAGTCCAGGTGCATGACCGCAGAGAGAAACGGCTGCGGGAGCCCCATCCCTACGCCAGACGCCAGGACCCCGAGTAGGAGGGGGATACTGGGAACCCTCGCCCCCAGTGTGAGCATCGACGCGCCCAGGATGGCGAATCCCGCCGTCGATGAGGCTGACTGGTTTCTTATTGCAAGAGTGGCCGCGGCGGCCCCGACCCCGTTCCCGAGCCACAGGACGACCACGAACACGCCCGCCTCAGAAGGGCTCGCGCCCAGGGAGATGGCGTACAGCGGGACAAGTATCGCCAGGGACGATGTCAGGAGCCGCAGGACAAGAGCGATGACGAACCCTGGCCGCATGTAGCTCTGGCTCGGGGCGGTCAACGGGCCCTGCACTCACTCCCCGAGGCGGTACACCTCTCTGAGCGCCCGGCCGACCTTCTCCGGGGAGAAGAGCGACCCCGCCCGCGCCTTCGCGTTCCTTCCCATCCTCAGCCGCGCCTCGGAGTCGTCTGCCAGCCTCTGCATGTTGTCTCTCAGACCCTCTTCGTCCCCTACCTCGGAGAGGAGCCCTGAGACGCCGTCCTGGACCACCTCGGCGATAGCGGGTATCCTGGTAGCCACGACAGGGATCCCTCTCCTCATGGCGTCTACTACGGCCAGGGCGAACGCGTCCGCCCTCGTGGGGAGCACGAAGACGTCCGTGACCGGCCAGACCTCGCTCTGCAGGGTGCCTCCGGGGAGGCTGTCGGACTGGCCGACCCGCGGGTCAGACCTGACGATCCCTCTCGACTCGGCCGTCCCGAGGGGGCCGACGAACACCAGCCTGCACCCGGAGCCTCCTTTCAGAGACCTGAACGCGCGGAGGGTGGCGTCTCCTCCCTTCCTCCGGAACTCCCTCCCGATGTAGAGGAAGTTGCACCCCCGGTGCTCCCTACCAGAGTCGAGGGCCTCGAAGGGGGGAGGGATCACAAAGACCTTCGAGGGGTCGACTCCGTCCTCGGCAAAGCCCCGCTTCGCCCACTCGGACCATGTAACCGCCCCGGCGCACCACCTCGAGTTCAGGTACGACGAGAACCCCTCGTTGGCCAGGCGCCTGACCGTCCCTCCGATGTTGTTGTACCCCAGCATGAACTGGCCGAATGACTGGTCGCTTTCGTGGACCCAGCGGCGGTCGAATTTCCTGACATCCCAGAAGAACGAATGTACGACGGCCGCCCCCTTCTGGTCTATGGGGATGATATGCTCGAGCGCGAAGCGCGCCGCCACCAGGGCGACGTTCGCGGGGTTGAACTCGTAGCTGGCGGCCCGCTTCGGGTATCTCAGCCGGTCGGTCGCCAGCTTGTACCTCACCCCCGGGGGCGGGTTCAGGAGCCTTCTCAGCGCCCCCGTCCTCGGCCCGCCAGTGAGGGGGTCTGTGGGGGCAACAACGAGGCAGTTCAAGTCGCGGGCCGGACCTCTCGGCCGCTCCCCGGCGGCCCTCTGGGGTGTCCTCTCCAAGCGCCTACGATGGGACCTTGGCGGCCTGGTCTTTAGCCAGTTCTATCAGCTCCATGGATGCGGGCCAGCCCGTGAGGTCCCTGGGCAGCTGGAAACCGTCCGAGGTGACCTTCTTTCGCCCGCCCCAGGCCACCGAAGGAGCAAGCAAGGTCTTCATCTTCATTGCCCGCGGCTTGTACTTCACCACCACTTGGAACATCTCCCTGATGACGTCGTCGATTTGCTTGGTCCTCGAGAATCCCAACGACGGGAGGACCTTGTGCTGCACCTTGTAGTAGTGCGCCTCGCTCTCGACCCGGGGGTTCCTGACCTTCTCGAAGCCGACTCTGTAGCCGAACTCTTCGGCGATGGCCTTCACCTTCTCCGCCAGCTGCACCGTGTCGAAGGTCTCGTCTATCTGGTTGACGACCCTGTAGTCGCCCTCGGCCGGAGGGTTGTCGAGCAGCAGCGACAGGCACTTTATGCTGTCGTAAAGCGACAGGTATCCTCTGGTCTGCCTCCCCTTGCCGTAGATGAGGAGGCTGTTGTAGACAACGGCCTGGGCCACGTACTTGTTGATGACCGTCCCCCAGACAGAGTCCAGGTCGAACCGCGTGGCAAGCGACTCGTCGACGATCTCACCTGTCTGGCTCCCGTAGACCACCCCCTGCATCACGTCGGTCGCCCTGAGGCCGTGTATCTTGTTGGCCAGCATCACGTTGAACGTGTCGAACACCTTGCTCAGGTGGTACCAGCTCCCCGCGGCCCTGGGGAACATCGCCCTGTGCCTTCGCCCGTTCCTCCGGATCTCCACCGGGCCCTCAGTGATCTCGATGTTCGGCGTCCCGTACTCCCCCATGGTGTTTCCACTGAAGGCTGACTTTCCTCTTCGCCTTACCAGTATCACTCCGGTGGGAACAGTGCAGCAGTAGACGAGGCCGTTGTAAGGCTCCCAGGCTTGGCTTCGCCTGCGAGCCTTCGCGTTGGGGTGCCTCGAAATGCTGAGGTAATACTCGCTTGGCCCTTTGCGCCGATGTTCACAAATGGTGGCACCATAGCCCAGTTTGGTTGCTATCTCCTGGACATCCGAGAGCAGGCGCATCGACTTGCTGTAGTAATACATCGACCCTGTCTTCTTCCAGACATGACCGTCGCCTAGCATGAGGGCATCGAAGAGTATTCGGAGCTGCCTCTTGCTCACGTTCTTGAGCGCAACCGGGATATATTTCTTGGAGGAGTCCCCGAAACGAGAAAGATAGTTGGCAAGGTGGTTATCAGAGATTTCAAGATTGAGCATGACGGTCCCACGTCGCCGGTCTGTCTCTTCGGATTCTGTGGCGTTCAACCCCAGTCCATTGACAGCATCCCTTGCCGCATCGGCCTTCCAAGAGCCCTTCTCCTGATAGGTGTAGGTCGCCGTGGGTTCGCCGCCTCTGCGTCGTACGGTGCCCTCGGCTATGAACCAGCCAAAGAATCTCAACCAGTTGTCCATCCTGAACGCTTGGGACTGGGCCAGCCTGCTATGTCCATAGTAGCTCCTCACCTGCATGGCCGGGAGTTCAAAGACATCTACGTCGGGCTGCATCCAGACCCCTGACTTTGGCACCGAGAAGTTCTTTCCGAATACCTCTTCAGAGGTTCCTACACGAATGGGTCCCGCTCTGTTCCGATATTGTGCCCCCGTATACCTGTGAATCACCCGATGATTTGGTGTTATCAGGAAGTCGATGTTTTGGGTCTTGATTCTGAGCATCCGCCCGGAGTACTGGTAGGCAACGATATTCGAAGGCCTGTGGTATTGTATCTCTTCAGTCAGAGGATCAAGGCAACAGACCTCGTCGTCGTACTTCAGGTCGAAGAAGTGCTTCCAGCCATCCCTTGTCAGAACCTCTGTTTCTTCGTCGTAGCAACCCAT includes the following:
- a CDS encoding MFS transporter translates to MTAPSQSYMRPGFVIALVLRLLTSSLAILVPLYAISLGASPSEAGVFVVVLWLGNGVGAAAATLAIRNQSASSTAGFAILGASMLTLGARVPSIPLLLGVLASGVGMGLPQPFLSAVMHLDSAPERPFTGLGVYSTALGAGLVLGPLVAYGVHGVYGFSGVFEALAVVSALGAVGALAGRGGLAGRPRPPVPSVVGWARALAKPSVRRALAVNLLYSLLLPVFLSYGGVYAEARFGFSPGEAFLLFTLVFLVSAAARYSSMGRNMDPWKVLLASVGFLVVSALCVGLAPSWPVFVAGMLLFSVPHAMVFPVANFLAFRSVDAEDVTNVSYAFQASSGVAEVLSPVVAVALIPVAGLQGVFSIGGAVACVAFVLTARRFVAPPSALRGSSGPQDALPPGGA
- a CDS encoding glycosyltransferase family 4 protein codes for the protein MERTPQRAAGERPRGPARDLNCLVVAPTDPLTGGPRTGALRRLLNPPPGVRYKLATDRLRYPKRAASYEFNPANVALVAARFALEHIIPIDQKGAAVVHSFFWDVRKFDRRWVHESDQSFGQFMLGYNNIGGTVRRLANEGFSSYLNSRWCAGAVTWSEWAKRGFAEDGVDPSKVFVIPPPFEALDSGREHRGCNFLYIGREFRRKGGDATLRAFRSLKGGSGCRLVFVGPLGTAESRGIVRSDPRVGQSDSLPGGTLQSEVWPVTDVFVLPTRADAFALAVVDAMRRGIPVVATRIPAIAEVVQDGVSGLLSEVGDEEGLRDNMQRLADDSEARLRMGRNAKARAGSLFSPEKVGRALREVYRLGE
- a CDS encoding NAD-dependent epimerase/dehydratase family protein: MKDSVVVFGGDGYIGWPLSLHLAWRTEKNVVIVDNLVTRRLVESVGSDSLVPIGSPSSRVAAYQRASGKDNLTFVRADARDPKEVDWVISKYQPQSVVHLAQQRSAPFSMIDQEHALYTELNNVATNLNIVFSMTRHVPEAHLLKMGCYDEETEVLTRDGWKHFFDLKYDDEVCCLDPLTEEIQYHRPSNIVAYQYSGRMLRIKTQNIDFLITPNHRVIHRYTGAQYRNRAGPIRVGTSEEVFGKNFSVPKSGVWMQPDVDVFELPAMQVRSYYGHSRLAQSQAFRMDNWLRFFGWFIAEGTVRRRGGEPTATYTYQEKGSWKADAARDAVNGLGLNATESEETDRRRGTVMLNLEISDNHLANYLSRFGDSSKKYIPVALKNVSKRQLRILFDALMLGDGHVWKKTGSMYYYSKSMRLLSDVQEIATKLGYGATICEHRRKGPSEYYLSISRHPNAKARRRSQAWEPYNGLVYCCTVPTGVILVRRRGKSAFSGNTMGEYGTPNIEITEGPVEIRRNGRRHRAMFPRAAGSWYHLSKVFDTFNVMLANKIHGLRATDVMQGVVYGSQTGEIVDESLATRFDLDSVWGTVINKYVAQAVVYNSLLIYGKGRQTRGYLSLYDSIKCLSLLLDNPPAEGDYRVVNQIDETFDTVQLAEKVKAIAEEFGYRVGFEKVRNPRVESEAHYYKVQHKVLPSLGFSRTKQIDDVIREMFQVVVKYKPRAMKMKTLLAPSVAWGGRKKVTSDGFQLPRDLTGWPASMELIELAKDQAAKVPS